Proteins from a single region of Strix aluco isolate bStrAlu1 chromosome 5, bStrAlu1.hap1, whole genome shotgun sequence:
- the EFCAB10 gene encoding EF-hand calcium-binding domain-containing protein 10: MAAGEQQSRDYLLRHRLPELLHRLGALLLYHRPERPREFLIQALERVKAGQRAEGEYPYLMDEANLAAMFSLLDVVGQGHVTPAQYREALKTLGLSTEDLQFGDDVNITLDVFKEEVKKKMLESWVGY; the protein is encoded by the exons ATGGCGGCGGGCGAGCAGCAGAGCCGCGACTACCTGCTGCGGCACCGGCTCCCCGAGCTGCTCCACCGCCTCGGCGCGCTGCTCCTCTACCACCGCCCCG AAAGACCACGCGAGTTCCTGATCCAGGCGCTGGAAAGGGTGAAGGCTGGACAACGAGCCGAGGGGGAGTACCCGTACCTCATGGACGAGGCCAACCTGGCCGCCATGTTCAGCTTGCTGGACGTGGTGGGCCAAGGCCATGTAACGCCAGCGCAGTACAGAGAAG cTCTTAAAACTTTGGGACTGAGCACTGAAGATCTGCAGTTTGGAGATGATGTGAATATCACACTGGATGTATTCAAGGAAGAAGT gAAGAAGAAGATGCTGGAGAGCTGGGTTGGGTATTAG